From one Synechocystis sp. PCC 6803 substr. PCC-P genomic stretch:
- a CDS encoding FHA domain-containing protein, translating to MAVCPTCNHTNPEGAIQCEACFTPLPTLMPCPHCGSSVQSDATFCGNCGQTIDPQQLVVSAPEEEEVPIPIAVAPESAEPIPAIPEVSSTPAPFPVGTQLQSQGASLVHVQTQTTLEIPAGLTVIHLGKPNDKVPPDIDVSGFANSDVVSRVHADIRLEGNEYFLEDVGSANGTYVNHTALLPGNRHLLRPGDRLALGKGDLVTFIFQLH from the coding sequence ATGGCTGTCTGTCCCACCTGTAATCACACCAATCCAGAAGGGGCCATCCAGTGTGAGGCCTGCTTTACCCCCCTGCCCACTCTGATGCCTTGTCCCCACTGTGGCAGCTCCGTGCAAAGTGATGCTACTTTTTGCGGCAACTGTGGACAGACCATTGATCCCCAACAATTAGTAGTAAGTGCTCCGGAGGAAGAAGAGGTCCCCATCCCGATCGCCGTAGCTCCAGAAAGTGCTGAACCCATTCCGGCCATTCCCGAAGTTTCCTCCACACCGGCCCCATTTCCCGTGGGCACCCAACTCCAATCCCAGGGAGCTTCCCTTGTCCATGTGCAGACCCAAACCACGTTGGAAATTCCTGCCGGCCTAACGGTAATCCACCTAGGAAAACCCAACGATAAGGTACCACCAGACATCGATGTATCGGGTTTTGCCAATTCCGATGTGGTGTCTAGGGTCCATGCCGATATCCGTCTGGAAGGCAATGAGTATTTCTTGGAAGATGTGGGCAGTGCCAATGGCACCTACGTTAACCACACGGCCCTCCTCCCAGGCAACCGTCATTTACTGCGTCCCGGCGATCGCCTTGCTTTGGGCAAAGGGGATTTGGTCACATTTATATTTCAGTTGCATTAG
- a CDS encoding CatA-like O-acetyltransferase: MEIPVRYQPRLLTPEERAGYLDWSLDFFTDDRLLQIPYIDLTLQLDVTNAYGVYQQQKDSPGSFFAFLLWHWMQCLQNHWEFRLRYYNQQWYVLDNPPAMVSVAIGGKERFSEMLLENVSQLSYGDFAQLYSEKLAQIRAGNYERAEYNTFCLACIFGNLPNLKFTTLSVHYRREKIQGQPWFYFGQRYWQDGKLLIPLCFKIHHANADPFVLDQLISQFQTLFSPMPCIPPSSS; encoded by the coding sequence ATGGAAATTCCCGTCCGCTATCAACCCCGCCTTTTAACTCCGGAGGAAAGGGCAGGTTATCTAGATTGGTCTTTGGATTTTTTTACCGACGATCGCCTATTGCAAATTCCCTACATTGATTTGACGTTGCAATTGGATGTGACCAATGCCTATGGAGTTTACCAACAACAAAAGGACAGCCCAGGCAGTTTTTTTGCTTTTTTGCTCTGGCATTGGATGCAATGTTTGCAAAACCATTGGGAATTTCGGCTCCGCTATTACAATCAACAATGGTATGTGTTGGATAATCCGCCGGCCATGGTCAGCGTGGCGATCGGGGGCAAAGAACGTTTTTCCGAAATGCTATTGGAGAATGTCTCCCAACTTAGCTATGGGGATTTTGCTCAACTTTACAGTGAGAAATTAGCCCAAATTCGGGCAGGAAACTACGAGAGAGCTGAATATAACACCTTCTGTTTAGCTTGTATTTTTGGTAATTTACCCAACTTAAAATTTACGACTTTGAGTGTACACTATCGCAGAGAAAAAATCCAAGGACAACCCTGGTTTTACTTCGGGCAACGCTACTGGCAGGATGGCAAATTATTAATTCCCCTTTGTTTTAAAATTCACCATGCGAATGCAGACCCCTTTGTGCTTGATCAACTAATCAGCCAATTCCAAACTCTTTTTTCTCCTATGCCATGTATTCCACCATCCTCAAGCTAA
- a CDS encoding Uma2 family endonuclease has product MYSTILKLRPIISLTDQQFVALCQQNPDLKFERSSNGDLIIMPPTGGETGRRNSELNTDFNLWNRRTQLGVVFDSSTCFRLPNGALRSPDVAWVKRSTWEALTPAEREKFPPLCPDFVLELLSPSDALAATQAKMREYLSCGTELGWLINPIDQQVEIYRPDSPIEILNKPQTLNGDRLLPDLELNVAWLWGAN; this is encoded by the coding sequence ATGTATTCCACCATCCTCAAGCTAAGGCCAATTATTTCGCTAACAGATCAGCAATTTGTCGCTCTCTGTCAACAAAATCCTGATTTAAAATTTGAACGTAGCTCCAACGGAGACCTAATTATTATGCCCCCCACGGGTGGAGAAACAGGCCGTCGCAACTCAGAATTAAACACGGATTTTAATCTTTGGAATCGTCGGACTCAATTGGGTGTAGTCTTTGATTCTTCTACTTGCTTTCGTTTGCCTAACGGTGCTTTGCGCTCCCCCGATGTGGCGTGGGTAAAAAGGTCGACATGGGAAGCATTAACTCCCGCAGAAAGGGAAAAGTTTCCCCCGCTCTGTCCAGATTTTGTGTTGGAACTACTTTCCCCCAGTGATGCCCTAGCTGCAACTCAAGCAAAAATGCGTGAATATTTAAGCTGTGGAACGGAGTTAGGCTGGTTAATTAATCCGATTGATCAACAAGTGGAAATATATCGCCCTGATTCCCCGATAGAAATATTAAACAAACCCCAAACACTCAATGGCGATCGCCTGTTGCCGGACTTGGAACTCAATGTGGCTTGGTTATGGGGGGCAAACTAA
- the ppsA gene encoding pyruvate, water dikinase, with translation MVSSVVEKTSVAHKETALILWFEEVGTHDVGLVGGKNSSLGEMIQQLTNKGVNVPSGFATTAYAYRYFIQEAGLEQKLRDLFTDLDVNDMANLQERGHLARQLILDTPFPQNLQTAIAEAYGAMCERYGQKMGRTGVDVAVRSSATAEDLPEASFAGQQETYLNVHSLSCVLESCHKCFASLFTDRAISYRHHNGFDHFAVALSVGVQKMVRSDLATSGVMFSIDTETGFKNAALITAAYGLGENVVQGAVNPDEYFVFKPTLKEGFKPILEKRLGSKAIKMVYDVGGSKLTKNVEVAEPEREKYCINDEEILQLARWACIIEDHYSGVRGVYTPMDIEWAKDGQTGELFIVQARPETVQSQKSANVIKTYELKDHSQVLATGRSVGAAIGQGKAQVIRNVSQINQFRPGEVLITNRTDPDWEPIMKQASAIVTNQGGKTCHAAIIAREMGIPAIVGCGDATDTIKTGEDVTICCSEGDEGSVYSGILNYEVHETELSNLPRTKTQILMNVGNPEQAFGFASYPADGVGLARLEFIIANHIKAHPLALMKFDELEDPLAKAEIAELTKLYAGDRPRFFVDKLAHGIAMIAAAFYPKPVVVRMSDFKSNEYANLLGGRQFEPKEENPMIGWRGASRYYDPNYREAYALECQALKRVRDEMGLTNVIPMIPFCRTPDEGRKVIAEMAKHGLKQGKNGLEIYVMCELPSNVILADEFSEVFDGFSIGSNDLTQLTLGLDRDSSLVAHLFDERNLGVKRMVKMAIETAKANGRKIGICGQAPSDYPEFAEFLVELGIDSISLNPDSVLKTVLRIAEVEKALG, from the coding sequence ATGGTAAGTTCAGTCGTCGAAAAAACCTCTGTAGCCCATAAAGAAACGGCTTTAATCCTCTGGTTTGAAGAGGTGGGCACCCATGATGTTGGTTTGGTAGGGGGTAAAAATTCTTCCCTGGGGGAAATGATTCAGCAGTTGACCAACAAAGGGGTGAATGTACCTTCTGGTTTTGCCACCACTGCCTATGCTTACCGCTATTTTATCCAAGAGGCGGGTCTGGAACAAAAACTGCGAGATCTCTTTACAGATCTCGATGTGAATGACATGGCCAATCTCCAGGAGCGGGGTCATTTAGCTCGGCAATTAATCTTAGACACCCCCTTCCCCCAAAATTTACAAACGGCGATCGCCGAAGCCTATGGTGCCATGTGTGAACGCTATGGCCAAAAAATGGGTCGTACCGGGGTGGACGTGGCGGTGCGCTCCAGTGCTACAGCGGAGGATTTGCCAGAGGCTAGTTTTGCAGGACAACAGGAAACCTACCTTAATGTCCACAGCCTTTCCTGTGTGTTGGAATCTTGCCATAAATGCTTTGCTTCGTTATTCACTGACCGGGCTATTTCCTATCGCCATCACAATGGTTTTGACCATTTTGCGGTGGCCCTATCGGTGGGCGTACAAAAGATGGTGCGTTCTGATCTGGCCACCTCCGGGGTGATGTTTTCCATTGATACGGAAACGGGTTTCAAAAATGCCGCTCTGATTACTGCCGCCTATGGCCTAGGGGAAAATGTGGTGCAAGGGGCGGTTAACCCCGATGAATATTTTGTGTTTAAACCTACTTTGAAAGAGGGTTTTAAACCAATTCTGGAAAAACGTTTGGGTAGTAAAGCTATCAAAATGGTCTATGACGTGGGCGGTTCCAAACTGACCAAAAATGTGGAAGTAGCGGAGCCGGAACGGGAAAAATATTGCATTAATGATGAAGAAATTCTCCAATTAGCCCGCTGGGCCTGCATCATTGAAGACCATTATTCTGGGGTGCGGGGAGTTTATACCCCCATGGATATTGAATGGGCTAAGGATGGGCAAACGGGGGAATTGTTCATTGTCCAAGCCCGCCCAGAAACGGTGCAGTCGCAAAAATCCGCCAATGTGATTAAAACCTATGAGTTAAAAGATCACAGCCAAGTGTTAGCCACGGGCCGCAGTGTGGGGGCGGCGATCGGCCAGGGTAAAGCCCAGGTAATTCGCAATGTGTCCCAAATCAATCAGTTTCGTCCCGGCGAGGTGTTAATCACCAACCGCACTGACCCGGATTGGGAACCGATTATGAAACAGGCTTCGGCGATCGTCACTAACCAGGGGGGGAAAACCTGCCACGCCGCAATTATTGCCCGGGAAATGGGTATTCCGGCGATTGTGGGTTGTGGAGATGCCACCGACACAATCAAAACCGGGGAAGATGTCACCATCTGTTGCTCCGAAGGGGATGAAGGTTCGGTTTACAGCGGCATTTTGAACTATGAAGTTCACGAAACGGAACTGTCCAATTTGCCCCGCACCAAGACTCAAATTTTGATGAATGTGGGTAACCCAGAACAGGCCTTTGGATTTGCTAGTTATCCCGCCGATGGCGTGGGTCTAGCCCGGTTGGAATTTATCATTGCTAACCACATTAAGGCTCACCCCCTCGCCCTGATGAAATTTGATGAGTTGGAAGATCCCTTGGCCAAGGCAGAAATTGCCGAACTAACCAAACTCTATGCTGGCGATCGCCCCCGGTTCTTTGTGGACAAATTGGCCCATGGTATTGCCATGATTGCGGCGGCGTTCTATCCCAAACCTGTGGTGGTGCGGATGTCGGATTTTAAATCCAATGAATACGCTAACCTCCTGGGTGGTCGTCAGTTTGAGCCGAAGGAAGAAAACCCCATGATCGGTTGGCGGGGCGCTTCCCGTTACTACGATCCCAATTACCGAGAAGCCTACGCTTTGGAATGCCAAGCTCTGAAACGAGTGCGGGACGAAATGGGTTTAACCAACGTCATTCCCATGATTCCCTTCTGTCGTACCCCCGATGAAGGTCGCAAAGTTATTGCGGAAATGGCTAAACATGGCTTGAAACAAGGGAAAAACGGCTTGGAAATCTACGTTATGTGTGAATTGCCCAGTAACGTCATTCTGGCCGATGAATTTAGCGAGGTATTTGACGGCTTCTCCATTGGCTCCAATGATTTAACCCAATTAACTTTAGGTTTAGACCGGGATTCTTCCCTCGTTGCCCATCTGTTTGATGAACGCAATCTAGGGGTCAAACGGATGGTCAAAATGGCCATTGAAACGGCGAAAGCTAACGGTCGCAAAATCGGTATCTGTGGCCAAGCCCCCTCGGATTATCCTGAGTTTGCTGAATTTTTAGTGGAATTGGGCATTGATTCCATTAGCTTAAACCCTGATTCTGTGCTGAAAACTGTTCTACGCATTGCAGAGGTGGAAAAAGCCCTAGGCTAG
- a CDS encoding diguanylate cyclase — MSDRHKTKAQLLQEMERLRADLADIQRIAKLGFWRFDIASGEITWSAETYQLFGLEPHQFSPSYDWLVQTIQPEFRELHQSIADKVIATGKTQTIEYAITRADASMGWIWARIEAIIDDRGQVNGLQGVAMDISDRKMAEIALRESEARFRNLFESNIVGMFFASNQGEIFDANDRFLQMIGFTKEELDLGLVHWDRLTPPEYDQKDQEIIARLRNHETPEPWQKEYYRKDGSRIPVLVGVASIDVELEYTVCIVVDMTEQQKTLDQCRLTEAKLAELNAQLEQRVLERTKSLQENEDRLKLAFNAANMGYWDLDLLTNGIVWSESLEQMMGLKPGSFDGDLEKVAQMMHPDDRGIVLKALEQSIHNDEPYDLEFRFIKPDGTLRWAASQATVIRDQNNVPLRVIGVDVDITRRKQFEEELQKVNQVLEERLGELKQRNAEMLILSGITDYLQSCFTVKDACGVIAALAQPLFPDCCGGIFILSAQNNCLERVTFWGNPFCSDDVFTPLDCWALRRGRSHGVKQGQHALFCNHVNDQHLPLASLCIPLIAQGETLGLLFLCTFKGEILPDIRQQLAKTVAEQLALAIANLKLREQLEEQSLRDPLTKLFNRRYLEQRLSQELARAKRHHYSVGVLMIDVDHFKRFNDSLGHDAGDRILASIGTLLKNNIRTSDVACRYGGEEITIILPDATLEEASQKAEFLRQAIAEMKIEYSGKIVNSVTASFGVACYPDHGETGQEIIQIADKALYDAKQAGRNRVIVAPKEVST, encoded by the coding sequence ATGAGCGATCGCCACAAAACCAAAGCTCAATTACTCCAGGAAATGGAGAGGTTGAGGGCGGATTTAGCAGATATTCAACGCATTGCTAAATTAGGCTTCTGGCGGTTTGACATTGCTTCCGGTGAGATCACCTGGTCAGCAGAAACTTACCAACTATTTGGTCTAGAGCCCCATCAATTTTCCCCTAGTTATGACTGGTTAGTCCAGACCATTCAGCCCGAATTTAGAGAACTGCACCAGAGTATTGCTGATAAGGTTATTGCCACCGGAAAAACCCAAACCATAGAGTATGCAATAACTCGGGCCGATGCTTCTATGGGGTGGATTTGGGCCAGGATTGAAGCGATTATCGATGACCGGGGCCAAGTCAATGGATTGCAAGGGGTGGCCATGGACATCAGTGATCGCAAGATGGCCGAAATAGCCTTAAGGGAAAGCGAAGCCCGCTTTAGGAATTTGTTTGAGTCGAATATTGTCGGGATGTTTTTTGCTTCCAATCAAGGGGAAATTTTCGATGCCAACGACCGTTTCCTACAAATGATTGGTTTCACTAAAGAAGAATTGGACCTCGGGCTGGTGCACTGGGATAGGTTAACCCCCCCCGAATATGATCAAAAGGATCAAGAAATTATTGCCCGTTTGCGGAATCATGAAACCCCAGAGCCTTGGCAAAAGGAATATTACCGCAAGGATGGTAGTCGCATTCCTGTGTTGGTCGGTGTTGCCAGCATAGATGTGGAGCTTGAATATACGGTCTGCATAGTGGTGGATATGACCGAACAGCAGAAAACCTTAGATCAGTGCCGATTAACGGAAGCAAAGCTGGCGGAACTCAATGCTCAGTTGGAGCAGCGTGTTTTAGAGCGGACCAAATCCCTCCAGGAAAATGAAGATCGTTTGAAGTTAGCGTTTAATGCGGCCAATATGGGCTATTGGGATTTGGATCTTCTAACTAATGGCATTGTGTGGTCAGAAAGCCTGGAGCAAATGATGGGACTTAAGCCGGGAAGCTTTGATGGCGACCTAGAAAAAGTTGCACAAATGATGCATCCCGATGATCGAGGCATTGTCTTGAAAGCTCTGGAACAAAGTATCCATAATGATGAACCCTATGATTTGGAGTTCCGGTTTATCAAACCCGATGGAACCCTGCGCTGGGCGGCAAGTCAAGCTACTGTGATTCGAGATCAGAACAATGTGCCCCTCCGTGTTATCGGTGTAGATGTGGACATTACCCGCCGTAAACAATTTGAGGAGGAACTACAAAAAGTCAATCAAGTCCTAGAGGAGCGCCTCGGTGAATTGAAACAGCGTAATGCTGAGATGTTAATTCTTTCGGGTATTACTGACTATCTCCAGTCTTGTTTTACGGTCAAAGATGCCTGCGGAGTGATTGCGGCCCTGGCTCAACCCCTATTTCCCGATTGCTGCGGGGGAATTTTTATTCTGTCTGCCCAGAATAATTGTCTAGAACGGGTCACTTTTTGGGGCAATCCGTTTTGCTCCGATGATGTGTTTACCCCCCTAGATTGTTGGGCTTTGCGACGGGGACGGTCCCATGGGGTGAAGCAGGGACAACATGCTTTGTTTTGCAATCATGTCAATGACCAACACTTACCACTGGCAAGTTTGTGTATTCCCCTCATTGCCCAGGGGGAAACTCTTGGCTTGCTGTTTCTTTGCACTTTCAAAGGGGAAATTTTGCCCGACATACGGCAACAATTGGCAAAAACAGTGGCGGAACAGCTTGCCCTGGCGATCGCCAATTTGAAGTTACGGGAACAACTGGAAGAACAAAGTCTGCGGGACCCACTGACCAAACTTTTCAACCGTCGTTATCTGGAACAACGCTTAAGCCAGGAACTGGCCAGGGCCAAACGTCATCACTATTCAGTCGGTGTTTTGATGATTGACGTCGATCACTTTAAGCGCTTTAACGATTCCCTTGGTCATGACGCTGGCGATCGTATCTTGGCTTCCATTGGTACTCTGCTGAAAAATAATATCCGGACTTCCGATGTGGCCTGTCGTTATGGAGGTGAAGAGATAACTATAATTTTGCCTGATGCTACTCTGGAAGAGGCTTCCCAAAAAGCGGAATTTTTACGCCAGGCGATCGCCGAAATGAAAATAGAATACAGTGGAAAAATTGTGAATAGTGTCACCGCCTCTTTTGGGGTTGCTTGTTATCCCGATCACGGCGAAACGGGACAAGAAATTATACAAATAGCGGATAAAGCTTTGTATGATGCCAAACAAGCAGGCAGAAATCGGGTCATCGTCGCCCCCAAAGAGGTTTCCACTTAA
- the arsM gene encoding arsenosugar biosynthesis arsenite methyltransferase ArsM has translation MTYLQTTADFYAEVAQTPEVGLCCVQSSPLQLPGLVIPAVMQEMNYGCGSTVHPNELGNKSKVLYVGVGGGLEALQFAYFCRQPGAVIAVDPVEAMRQAAQRNLQLAAEKNDWFSVDFVDIRAGDAFTLPVPDNSVDVVAQNCLFNIFEPEDLSRALKEAYRVLKPHGRLIMSDPIAARPIPQHLRQDERLRAMCLSGALTYAEYIQHLIDTGFGQIEIRARRPYRLLDSVTYKLDENLLLESLDSVSFKVPIPSDGACVFTGKTAIYAGSDPLFDDQAGHILQQGVPSAVCDKTALNLGSTYPNKILITDSTWYYDGGGCC, from the coding sequence ATGACCTATCTGCAAACCACCGCCGACTTTTACGCTGAAGTTGCCCAGACCCCAGAAGTGGGACTCTGTTGTGTTCAGAGTAGCCCTCTCCAACTGCCGGGGTTAGTGATTCCCGCTGTCATGCAGGAAATGAATTATGGCTGTGGTAGCACCGTCCATCCCAACGAGTTGGGTAATAAGTCTAAGGTGCTTTATGTCGGTGTTGGTGGTGGTCTGGAGGCATTGCAATTTGCCTATTTTTGCCGTCAGCCAGGGGCCGTGATCGCAGTGGATCCCGTGGAAGCCATGCGCCAGGCCGCCCAGCGAAATTTGCAGTTAGCCGCCGAAAAAAATGATTGGTTTAGTGTCGATTTTGTCGATATTCGTGCAGGGGATGCTTTTACTTTGCCGGTGCCGGACAACTCGGTAGATGTGGTGGCACAAAATTGCCTATTTAATATTTTTGAGCCGGAAGATTTATCCCGAGCTTTGAAGGAAGCTTATCGGGTTCTAAAACCCCATGGTCGGTTAATCATGAGTGATCCCATTGCTGCCCGGCCTATTCCCCAACATTTGCGTCAGGACGAACGGTTACGGGCCATGTGTTTATCCGGAGCATTAACCTATGCAGAATACATTCAACATTTAATTGATACTGGTTTTGGGCAAATAGAAATTCGCGCCCGCCGTCCCTATCGTTTGCTCGATTCTGTCACCTATAAACTGGATGAAAATTTATTATTAGAAAGTTTAGATTCCGTTTCTTTCAAAGTGCCTATTCCTAGTGATGGAGCCTGTGTTTTTACTGGCAAAACCGCTATTTATGCTGGTTCAGACCCCCTATTCGATGACCAAGCTGGCCATATTCTTCAGCAGGGAGTTCCTAGTGCGGTATGCGATAAAACAGCGTTGAACTTAGGTTCTACCTATCCAAACAAAATACTCATCACTGATTCAACTTGGTACTATGACGGTGGCGGCTGTTGTTGA
- the arsS gene encoding arsenosugar biosynthesis radical SAM (seleno)protein ArsS (Some members of this family are selenoproteins.) — translation MVQQLERSQQKLKITPFAKKLGSPLGKQTISTLQINLGKRCNLACSHCHVEASPKRTEEISPEVCEQLIAIIQKFPQIKVVDLTGGAPEMLYGFKPLVEASRKMRKEVIVRSNLTIYFEMGFGDIPAYCAQHQLRVVASLPCYLEDNVDKMRGNGVYEKSIKALQWLNNLGYGKDANLVLDLVYNPPLLTSDKFSLPPAQEPLEQDYKKFLKEHFDINFNHLLTITNLPIGRSKFHLDKHQLHQKYLTFLESNFNPDTVNNLMCRNELSIDYLGNVYDCDFNQMENIPAEDKSSHKLTVADLLRADNLDLIQQVKTADYCYGCTAGSGSSCGGALI, via the coding sequence ATGGTTCAACAATTAGAACGTAGTCAGCAAAAATTAAAAATTACGCCCTTTGCAAAAAAGTTGGGTAGTCCCCTTGGTAAACAAACTATTTCTACCCTGCAAATCAATTTGGGTAAACGCTGTAATCTAGCCTGTAGCCATTGCCATGTGGAAGCTAGTCCCAAACGCACTGAAGAAATATCACCGGAGGTTTGTGAACAACTAATTGCCATTATTCAAAAATTTCCCCAAATTAAAGTGGTAGATCTCACCGGGGGAGCACCGGAAATGCTCTACGGCTTTAAGCCCCTGGTGGAAGCATCTAGGAAGATGAGAAAAGAAGTCATTGTCCGCTCTAATTTAACCATTTACTTTGAAATGGGATTTGGAGACATTCCCGCATATTGTGCCCAGCATCAGTTGAGAGTTGTGGCGTCATTGCCCTGTTACCTTGAAGATAATGTGGATAAAATGCGTGGCAACGGGGTTTATGAAAAATCAATTAAAGCTCTTCAATGGTTGAATAATCTCGGCTATGGGAAGGATGCTAATCTAGTTCTAGATTTAGTTTATAACCCTCCTTTACTAACCTCAGATAAATTTTCCCTCCCCCCTGCCCAGGAACCCCTTGAACAGGATTACAAAAAGTTCCTCAAAGAACATTTTGATATCAATTTTAATCACTTGCTAACTATCACAAACTTACCCATTGGCCGGAGTAAATTTCATCTTGACAAGCATCAACTGCACCAAAAATATTTGACTTTCCTAGAAAGCAATTTTAATCCAGATACGGTTAATAATCTAATGTGTCGTAATGAACTTTCCATTGACTATTTAGGTAACGTTTATGATTGTGATTTTAATCAAATGGAAAATATTCCTGCGGAAGATAAATCCAGCCATAAGTTAACCGTTGCTGATCTACTAAGAGCTGACAATTTAGACTTAATTCAGCAGGTTAAAACCGCCGATTATTGTTATGGTTGTACCGCTGGTTCCGGCTCTAGTTGCGGAGGGGCATTAATTTGA
- a CDS encoding TVP38/TMEM64 family protein, translated as MADYLLNALQWIDGLGTWAAIAFMLLYTVATVVFLPGSILTLGAGVVFGVILGSIYVFIGATLGATAAFLVGRYLARGWVAKKIAGNQKFKAIDEAVGKEGLKIVILTRLSPVFPFNLLNYAYGITNVSLKDYVIGSLGMIPGTIMYVYIGSLAGSLATLGTATNQANPTLQWTIRIVGFIATVAVTIYVTKIARKALNEAILTSEVDE; from the coding sequence ATGGCCGATTATCTACTAAATGCTCTGCAATGGATTGATGGCTTGGGAACTTGGGCGGCGATCGCCTTTATGTTGCTTTACACAGTGGCCACGGTAGTATTTTTGCCGGGTTCCATTTTGACCCTAGGCGCTGGGGTAGTGTTCGGGGTAATACTCGGTTCAATCTATGTTTTCATTGGGGCTACACTTGGGGCCACGGCCGCTTTTTTGGTGGGACGATATCTGGCCCGGGGCTGGGTTGCCAAGAAAATTGCCGGCAATCAGAAATTTAAAGCCATTGATGAAGCCGTGGGGAAAGAAGGCTTAAAAATTGTTATTTTAACCAGACTTTCTCCGGTTTTTCCTTTTAATTTATTGAATTATGCCTATGGCATCACCAATGTTTCCTTAAAGGATTATGTGATTGGTTCCCTGGGTATGATTCCCGGTACTATTATGTATGTTTACATTGGCTCTTTAGCTGGTAGTTTGGCCACCCTTGGAACGGCAACTAACCAAGCTAATCCGACTTTACAATGGACAATCCGAATTGTTGGCTTTATCGCCACGGTTGCGGTGACTATCTACGTCACTAAAATTGCTAGGAAGGCTTTAAATGAAGCGATTTTAACATCGGAAGTAGATGAATAA